The Lates calcarifer isolate ASB-BC8 linkage group LG18, TLL_Latcal_v3, whole genome shotgun sequence region GACGGACAAGACCCCGACAGGCACTTTCAGCAGAGAGGCCCTGATGAAGTACTGGGAAAACGAGACACGTAGACTGCTGGAGGACGAGATAGGTGGAGGAAGCCCCAAACCGGTCAGTGATAGCATTTAATTAGATTTGCTTGGCATTTGTAAAATGTGCCAGAGGCGAAGTGAGGTTGTTTGAAGTTGTATCAGATGTTTGAAGTGctaaaaaggaaagaaaatcagAGCAAATACCTACAGCTGCTTTAAAACCATCTGTGTTGTTTTAGCTTTACAACATACatgttatttaaattttaaagaaaacaaatcctcATAATTACAGTTTTGTATTTCAACCACTGAAGGACTTTATCAAAACACAGGATGAAGAACAAGAAGAGGAGTGTGTGACAGAAGGAAACAGTGaagcagaggatgaaaaagatgatgaaaacgaaaaagaacagaagaagTATGAAGTGGAAGAACgggatgaagaggatgaagaggaagaggaagaggaagaagaagaagaagaggaaagtgaggaagaggaggaagctgtaacagaggaggaggaagatgaggaggaggaggaggaacaagaTAATAAATCAAAACCTGAACCCTCAAATAATTCTGGGACATCTCAGGCCGACACCCCAAAGCTACTAAAACCTCAGAGGGTGGAGCCCGTTAGactgactcctcctcctccacctgccgACACCAGCACGACCGGAAACCCGACTGTTGTCGACGAAGCTCTTCAACAAGTCCTTAGCAATGACCCTGAACTCACAGAGGTTAATCTCAACAATATTGACGACATCTCACAGGTACGAATACAGACCAGCAAAACACACTAAAAGAATTCTTCAGTTTTTGGAAATATTTGTAATTTCTCCTTCCTAACTGGAACAAGACTCatgcttttttattgtttcattacCTTTCATTACCTTATTAACCTTTAGTGGAGGACTAGGGGAAAATAAACCTATGAAGGATCATATACACAAGcaggtataaaaaaaaaaaggtaaaaaaagaTATCTAGTAAAGTTCTACATTGTCCACCAAAACAGTGGATTAGCTAACAGTGGTAGAGTTTTGTCAGAGGTAGACATGTGTTAGCTTCCAGCTTGCTAGTGTCCTGCTCTTTACTGTTGAGTCACTTTTGATTGTGTCCCAGCTTATATTTAGAACAGGGCATCTCACCATGGTTATGTAATGGAGGGCATACTTACAGATTTGGTACAAACAGTTCCTATGACTGGAAAATGAACATGAATGAATGGTTTCCTTTGACAAGGTTTCTGTTTTCTGGCAGCACCTTAAAGTTGAAACCATTCCTGTGGTTTACTCGGCGGTGGGTAATAGCTAAGAGGGTAAAGTTGAAGCTCTAGTGTTGACATCTTAACACTGGCCTTAATGAAGTGTTGCCCTAACCTCTATGTGGTGGTAGTGCTGCGGAGAATCAATGGCCCTTAAACAATCATATTGTTTTGAAGTCTCATGGAAATGGTGTGGATTTACTTTCTAATTTACATCTTAGGAAACCCTGATCCGATTTGCTGAAGCACTGAGGTCCAACACACATGTGCGGGTCTTTAGTCTCGCGAACACCCGAGCCGACGACCCCGTGGCTCTGGCCATTGCTAAGATGTTGAAGGAGAACTCGTCCATCACCAGTCTGAATATAGAGTCCAACTATGTGACCGGGAAGGGCGTAATGGCTCTGGTTCAAGCGCTTCCAGGAAACAACACCCTGACCGAGCTTCGGTTCCACAACCAGAGACACATGTGTGGAGGACAGGTTagtccccaccaccaccacccattCTGATTCCCTCACCAATAAAGGCCATCCtcgcagagaaaacaaaaatgtcttcCTTTCTTAAACTGCCTCCCACAGGTAGAGATGGAGATGGTGAAGATTCTGAGGGAAAACTACACCTTGATCAAGCTGGGTTACCAGTTCAACCTCCCTGGTCCCAGGATGAGCATGACGGGGATCCTCACCAGGAACCAGGACCgccagagacagaaaaggctgcaggagcagaggcagcagcagggcCAACAGGGGGCGACAGAGGGAGCTGTTAACCCCCGGACCACTGCGCTGGTTCGTAACTTTGCCCCAGAAAGAGATATCAGATCgcattttatgtatttgtatttatctgTTCCCCTGTTTCCATTTCTAGAGAGGAACACCTAGTTCATCACCTTACAACTCACCCAGAGCCTCTCCTTGGTCCTCACCCAAACTCCCCCGGAGCGACCTGGCTAAAAAACAGACCCCTCCGGCcccgccacctcctcctcctccacctccaccgcctcctcctcccccacctcctccacccatGCCTCCTCCTCAGCGAGAGAAGAAGAAGCCCACCAGGATGATCGCAGAGGTCATCAAGGCGCACGAGGCCAGCAGCAAGAAGGCGACAAAGACGAAAGGGAAGAAGGGcaagaaggggaaggagaaggagTCCGGGAGGGACGAGACGAGCAGCATCCTGAAGGAGCTCAAGAACGCCCTGAGGCCCGTGTCGgcggagaggagaggggaggagggcagCAGGCCGTCTACGCCAATGAGGTCGGCCCACGACCAGCTGATGGAGTCCAtccgcagcagcagcatccgAAACCTGAGACGGGTGAGTGGAAGGATTTGTGCAACAAGAGGGATGAAAAGAACATTCCTCATCCACAAGCTGTTGAGCAACATTCTCAATTAGACACTAGAGTCCCTCTATAGGCAAACTGGACAAGTAGGAAGTTTAATTTAGATGAGGATGACACAGAGTCAGTGGTGTCTGACTCATCTCAGGGGTAGGCAGGCAAAAGGCTACTTACCACCAGCCAGCACTGCACTGTGGCATGATCACAATGCTTTTACAGCAAGAGACAGTCCAGAGAGGCCAATAATGTCAGCACAGCCGGGGCTAGTACTCTCAccatgaagagaaaaataagttgaaacagagaagagggatggaaaacaaacagtaaaacaataagacaaagaaaattgGGCACGTCTGTGTTGTTACTGTGAGTGCTTTCTATTTTTCGTCAAGCACTACCTCGGCTGAAGCTTTAGCACAGCTTGTTAGTTTGTTAGAGTGGAAAATCAGCTCTGCCCTCAGATGGCAGGGTCTGCTAGCTGTGAAATTCCTGCCACTTAGTGAAGGTATTTATAGAGACTGTTCACTGGAGCTGCGATAAAGACGCCGCTGATACgttacacaacacacattcaacaaaacagccatttaaacatTATCCCACCATTATCGTTTTCCAGGTGGAGATCCCACATCATCTACGATAATAGCAGAGATAAAAAGAGGTCCATTCGTTGCTGTGGATGTCGATGATGATGGAGTGACCAACAGTGATGAAGGTGAAAACATGTTGGGATGACTGACGAGGAACAAACTGAATTCTTActcataaaaaagaaaatatactgGAAATTTGCACTGCAGTAACAGCTCTACATTTTAATAATCTTTacgttttttttaaagtatttatgCATTATAGATAACGGtctttgtattttaatttgGAAATGAGTTGACTTGTTTACTGATAAGACGTCTACTTCACTGTGTTCTTGTAAAATTGTACATATGATCTGTTGTTGGTTGAATTATGTGTTAAGGTCTAAATATAGCCATTTGGTGTTTACAATACAACTCACTGAAGTATGTAGACTGTTTTCTTATTCTCTGGTTACTGGATGAGTATGAGGGTCAAGCTGTTAGAtagaaagacaggaaacagccACCGTCTTCATCAGTGAGTCAGCTTACCGGCCAAACACCACGGACGCATTGTCCCACTCAGACACATTCACAATACACCCACTCTAGTTAGCAAGTATTCAAACGGCTTTTGCGCACTTTGCCTGAACAATTCACAATGCACGACGAGTGAAGGGGAAACAATAGATACTCACTGTCAGTGCCACTGACATCACCGAGGACACATCAACATTTACAGGatttaaacaaatatcacaGGGTCACATAAAAAGCTGTGGGCTGTGCAGCACACAATGGCTTTAAACTGAGTCTGTCATTGttgaaagaagaaataagtCATTCTTCCTCTTACAACGGAAAATTGGATTCGATgagtaaaacacacatttgctcAGTGCAATACATTTCAGTTGCTTTTCCACTGGCACCTACTTGACTCTCCTCTTTTTTAGGGTTTTCCATTAGGTGGTAGTACCTGGTACCAGGTTCTTTTTTAGTACCTACTCGGCCGGGGTTCCAAGCGAGCTGAGTCGAGCTGAAAATGTGACGTCAACAGACTGCAGGTCGCTGATTGACCAGGGACTGACGTTACCGCCATTTTTAAAACCTGGCGACAGAAACAACGCATTCAAATGACGTCACGGGAGTTTCGGGACGACCCCACCCACGTTGAGTTGAGGTGGTTCTCACTAATAATGGAAAACGACTGAAACCGACTAGAGAGACCAGTAGCTTATgtttgctaacgttagcaaacCTTAGCTCTACAGTAATAAATGAGGCAAAGCAACATTTGAGGATGCTAATGCTAAATAGCACAAGTAGAGAAAAGTCAGCATAACAGAGCTAAAGCTAAACTTAGCCACCATAAGTTAGTCGTTTTATTGATGGATCTGACTTTGTATTGGTAGAAGGAACATATTATTTCCATTACATTAAGTTAAAAGCTATAAAAGAAGTAGGTCAGAGCTACTGAGTAGTAGCAGCTTCTGGGTTAGAGGGATTACATTAAGTCAACAAGGCCCCAAAAAAAGGATTTGCAGATTAATAAATGGAGTCTTCAGACATATTGAGatgaaagaaaagggaaagcGAGATAAAGAGTGAAGGAGACGATGAGTCAGATACAAAGAGAGGGGACAGATGAGAGAGTGAAAGCAAAACAGCTATAGAGACTGAGAGATAGGAGCGTGTGTCTTGGAAGAGTTTCCCAGCTCCTAAATCCACAGTGCAgctgttaaaattaaaattacaatttcattttacattacagcaAATCGTTTAGACTTTTAGACTGATTTTTAAGTCAAATCATCTTTGTGGAGTCCTGAAAATTCATTATCAATTTATGACGCAGCTGAAAGCACAGATTAATTAATAGAAAACCCGGCCTTAAACTAGACGTAATGAAAGGTTTGGTTAGAAAGTTCATCTATGCAGGGAACACTCCTCACTCCGAACACCAGTCTGATCCACAGCCTCCCCAAactcagcagctcagtgtgcACAATGCATTCCTTCAGCTAAGTGTCCTAAGAATAAAACTTCCTCCCCTCAAATACATCACTGTCAcatctgtcaaactgtcaacaGAGGGACCGTTCCATAAAAATTCATCAACACTTCCTGCTTATAGACGGGGTTTGTGCACTCAGGGTGGTCACTGCATCATCCTCTTACAGAGTTCACGACCTTATTCTCAGGACGGACAGAGGGGCGTATAATACCAGTCTGCGAACCACAACAAAATGGCCATGCATGTGGGTTTGCATGTGTTCCTTTAACACTGAGTTACAGAATATCCCTTGAGCTTCTCAGTCACAACACTCAGGCCCTTTGACCTTTCCATGTCCTGCTAATGTATGCATGCTATGCTGCTGTTTCACAAATGACAGCTGTTGTTCTGCACTGCTGCCGGGCTGATGAATTCCTAAAAATGCAAATCTAGCTGTAACGCAACTGTAAGAATAACGGACATCTACTCAACAAGCAGCTAACTGGACAACTTAGACGCTGCTACTTCTAGAAATGCTTTTGGTTTTCCTGCATGAGTGTGGACTGTCTGTGTTGGTTTCTATGGAGGTGGAGTGGAAAGTGCCATAGCTGCTCTAATCCCTCTCATaagctctgcagcagagaacTGATACAGGGTCAGTGTGTTGTCAGCTGATGTGGACATCAACTAAAAATAAATGGTAATGGCACTgagttgttgtggttgttgttgtgattgGTTACAGCTGATTATAGAGGTCGATTCTTCCAGTGGCTTGgttttttatttcctcacttTCTTATTTTCTTGGAACACAGTCACTGTAGGCTTCTGATTATTTTGCTGCACGTCTGCTTttcttgcagttttttttttagcttacaTGCTCAGAAATCCTGATGCAGGACTTTGTATCTGATTCTACTCTGCTCGAGTGTATCTGGAAAATACGTCTGATTAACTTTGTCCCACATGCacaagagaaacagatggaCTCATAAAACAACTGGGATGTCTTCAAAGTTCATCTATTTCCGTCTCTCACACACGAGGATCCACTCTTATAGCTGTATATCGCTATTAATAGAGTCACGAGGGGGTTCTACACGAACaatctttcttcctctttttttggaAACTGGCATTTtaccgtcacacacacacactcaagttgATACAGAGAGATGCTGGCTGTGCTTCTGctttctccctcactcaccCAGTTTTCATTTGTACCTGGCTCAGTGGGGGAAATGGTAGCAGTAAAGGGTGTGATAATCCTCTGCTCAGCTGTTACCAGATCTGTCCAACTCCCTGTCTCGCTGTCtattgacacagacacacagacagacagacagacagatgcaaAGACTCAAATTACACATTGACAGAGATGATTGTGCTCttacaaacaaatgcaacaaagtCTGTCATTAATCATCACGTTAAAAGAGGATGAACTCCTAAACACAAAAACACGTCAGCTGTTTCAAGGTAAAAGAAGCCCAAATACCAAAGTACGTAAATATCAACCTTTTATTGGAGTGTATAATGTCAGAGTTCAGTATTTGTCCAGCCTCTTTGATAAGGCATGGCGTCCATAACATCTTATTAACCGAGTTACCTACAGAAGCTAACATCAGCAAAAACATGGCTAGGTTTTTTCCTCCCAAAAAAAGTATCTTGATATCCGACAGAAGAGGTCAGCTTTTAACATCAGACACGTGGCAATTTGTCTCTCAAAGACAGAATTAACGGAGGACACCGACATTCCTCTTTTAGCTGACTGGAAtatagagaaaacaaaaacaaacaaaggagtTTGGAAACATTTCAGCATGTATTTCAGTTTGTCGCACTGCGGGAAAGAAGTTTCAGTATCGGCTCTTTAATAACCCAAAAACATGTTAGCAGTATGAGCATATAGCTTGTTAGCATGTACAGTTTTGAGGTCTAGCTGCTGAGTGCTACGCTGCTAATTCTTCTGGTAGTGTTGTGACAAACTGTACTTACTTTCAGGACTCTTAACAATCTTGACATACGTGCTAATTTAATGCTAAAGCTTTGTGGAAACAACATCCTAACATTATCAGACACAAACCATTAGTCTGGTTAAGACTGACACCTGCACACCTTTAGGCCAACCAAGCAGCTCCATAAGTGACTAATATTAGCTAAACCTAGCGCCTACTGTAGAGCTAACATGGCTGCCACTCAATGCAGAGAATAAAAGCAAGTCTACGCAACTtctgaaagacaaaataacacattcttCTTCTTACAAATGAAGAGTTGTATTAATTAGCAATAAAACGTTTGCTGCTACAGCCTTtcttggtctggtatgaccagttAGCATATGCTGGATAAAGTTagcaaacaaacagaagctATTCCTCTGCATCTGTGCTATTGCTACAGCAGGTTTTGAGCGTTTAGCACTCCGTCACTTGTTGCcacagaagctgctgttttGCAAAAGTTACACAGTTTTGCtttgaagagagaaaaatctaCTCTGGTTGGTTAGaaagcaatgcaaaaatatAGTCTCCACATCAGGCCACAGATATGTTAGTTCCTGATACAGCAGGGTAACAGGGCAGCTGTCGTTCAAATCTGGCATCAGTATTTTCctttaaacaaaacatattcCTAAGGTTAACGGGGAAATTTGATCTAAATGGATAAAATACATGTCAGCAGCTGATTATTTGGTCTTTGAAGGGAATCACTGACCACTGTCTGAGTTTTAGTAAAAGCACTTCCTATGTGGCACCTCATTATGTTCTAGTTAGTCAAGACAATATTGATACTTGTTTGAATAAAGCCATGAATCTAATGTTCGTCCCCCCAGCACTTAGTGTCTATCACAGGGTTCTCTCTACTTTagctctgctgt contains the following coding sequences:
- the lmod2b gene encoding leiomodin-2 isoform X2 translates to MSCFGYRRELSKYEDVDEDELLASLSPEELAELEKELADIDPDANVPIGLRQRDQTDKTPTGTFSREALMKYWENETRRLLEDEIGGGSPKPDEEQEEECVTEGNSEAEDEKDDENEKEQKKYEVEERDEEDEEEEEEEEEEEEESEEEEEAVTEEEEDEEEEEEQDNKSKPEPSNNSGTSQADTPKLLKPQRVEPVRLTPPPPPADTSTTGNPTVVDEALQQVLSNDPELTEVNLNNIDDISQETLIRFAEALRSNTHVRVFSLANTRADDPVALAIAKMLKENSSITSLNIESNYVTGKGVMALVQALPGNNTLTELRFHNQRHMCGGQVEMEMVKILRENYTLIKLGYQFNLPGPRMSMTGILTRNQDRQRQKRLQEQRQQQGQQGATEGAVNPRTTALRGTPSSSPYNSPRASPWSSPKLPRSDLAKKQTPPAPPPPPPPPPPPPPPPPPPPMPPPQREKKKPTRMIAEVIKAHEASSKKATKTKGKKGKKGKEKESGRDETSSILKELKNALRPVSAERRGEEGSRPSTPMRSAHDQLMESIRSSSIRNLRRVEIPHHLR
- the lmod2b gene encoding leiomodin-2 isoform X1; this translates as MSCFGYRRELSKYEDVDEDELLASLSPEELAELEKELADIDPDANVPIGLRQRDQTDKTPTGTFSREALMKYWENETRRLLEDEIGGGSPKPDFIKTQDEEQEEECVTEGNSEAEDEKDDENEKEQKKYEVEERDEEDEEEEEEEEEEEEESEEEEEAVTEEEEDEEEEEEQDNKSKPEPSNNSGTSQADTPKLLKPQRVEPVRLTPPPPPADTSTTGNPTVVDEALQQVLSNDPELTEVNLNNIDDISQETLIRFAEALRSNTHVRVFSLANTRADDPVALAIAKMLKENSSITSLNIESNYVTGKGVMALVQALPGNNTLTELRFHNQRHMCGGQVEMEMVKILRENYTLIKLGYQFNLPGPRMSMTGILTRNQDRQRQKRLQEQRQQQGQQGATEGAVNPRTTALRGTPSSSPYNSPRASPWSSPKLPRSDLAKKQTPPAPPPPPPPPPPPPPPPPPPPMPPPQREKKKPTRMIAEVIKAHEASSKKATKTKGKKGKKGKEKESGRDETSSILKELKNALRPVSAERRGEEGSRPSTPMRSAHDQLMESIRSSSIRNLRRVEIPHHLR